The following coding sequences are from one Vicugna pacos chromosome 19, VicPac4, whole genome shotgun sequence window:
- the DEFB126 gene encoding beta-defensin 126 — translation MKSLLFTLTFFILLAQLVSGNWYVRKCANKMGKCRSMCRNGEISVQPATGMCSKEKMCCILSNLCTEFSTMATMSTTETTTGITTEETAGGTTGGTAARTITRTTTRTTAGTSAKSAAV, via the exons ATGAAGTCTCTACTGTTCACTCTTACATTCTTTATCCTCCTGGCCCAGTTGGTCTCAG GTAACTGGTATGTGAGAAAGTGTGCAAACAAAATGGGAAAATGCAGGAGCATGTGCAGAAATGGAGAGATATCAGTACAGCCAGCTACTGGGATGTGTagcaaagaaaaaatgtgctGTATTCTGTCTAATCTTTGTACTGAATTCTCAACCATGGCAACCATGTCAACTACCGAGACAACCACCGGAATAACTACAGAAGAAACTGCAGGAGGAACTACAGGAGGAACTGCAGCAAGAACTATAACAAGAACTACAACAAGAACTACAGCAGGAACGTCAGCAAAATCCGCGGCTGTTTAA